The genomic interval ACATTCCAATCATTTATTTGCGCTGACCAAAGAGATTCGCATTCAGCATGACGGCGAAGAATACCGTCTTCGATTGACCCGTAATAACCGCCTAATACTCACCAAATAGTGACTTACCAAATAGTCCCGGTGAAAATGTTAAAAACTGAAGTTACGCAGCCCTTTAAAAAAGCGCTATCATAACAAAAAAAGCAGTCAGCGAGAGTAAACAAATGAACAAAGACATGATAGAACTCTACAGCGACTACCTCATCGCAAGTTTTGGGCAAGTCACCGCCACAGGACTTGCCAATCTACTACAAGGGAGCATCTACCATGACAGCATCACCCGCTTTCTAAACAGTGAAACACTCGCCGCCAAAGAACAATGGCAACTGATTAAACCCATGCTAAGACAGCATGAAAATGCCACACCCAATGCCATCGGCTATCTCATCTTTGATGACACCATACAGCCCAAACCGCACACAAGCGTCGACGACATCAACTGCTGGCACTACGACCACACCCAAAACAAAAATGTTAAAGGCATTAACCTGCTTAACTGTCTGTATCATCGCAAAGATATCGACATACCCTTAAGCTTTGACATCATCACCAAACCCAATGTCTTTACCGATGACAAAGGCAAGGTTAAACGTAAAAGTGATAAAACCAAAAATCAGCGACTGCTTGATATGTTTGATAGGGCAATCAAAAACCAAGTCAAATTCGACTATGTATTAGCTGATTCTTGGTTTTCAGCCAAAGCGACATTCAAACATATTCGTAAAGCTAACAAGCATTTCATCTTTGCGTTAAAGTCAAATCGCTTGGTGGCTTTAACCCCTGATGATAGAGAAAAAGGTAACTTTGTACGTATTGATGAATCTAATCTACCCGATAATACCCCTGTTCACGGCTTTTTAAATGACTATCATGATGAAGTCTTGTTATTACGCCGAGTCTTTACAAACAAGGACGATTCTACAGGGGTGTTATATCTGGTATGCTCAGATTTGCAATGCGACAAGGATAAATTTATCAACGGCTATCAAAAACGATGGCAGGTTGAAGTGTATCATAAGTCGTTAAAGCAAAATGCCAATTTGGGTAAGTCGCCTGCTCATAGCCAAAGGGCTCGGTTTAATCATATGTTTTTAGCCACGTATGCGGTGTTTAAGCTTGAGTGTTTGAAAATCAAAACCAAGTTAAATCATTTCGCTTTGCGTTTAAAGTTACTCGTCTCCGCTAATCAGTCGGCTTTTGCCCAGCTTAAGGCTATTAGCGGTGCGTAACTTCAGTTAATAAAAAAAAGCCAATCTTCCTCAGAGTGGCTTTTTTAGAGGGCTAAGTTGATAGTCTCTGTTGCCAGTCACCTTTCCCAATGACAGGCAACAATCACCTGAATTAACCCATACGAATTGCCCCGTCCAAACGAATGACGTCGCCATTAAGATAGCTATTTTCTATGATGTGTACCACCAATTTAGCAAATTCTTCTGGATTGCCCAAACGTTTTGGAAAAGGGACGGCTTGCTCAAGACTGGTACGGGCAGCTTCTGGCAGGCTTGCCATCATAGGTGTGCCGAACACCCCTGGGGCGATGGTCATGATACGTATTTGATGGCGCTGCAGCTCACGCGCGAGTGGTAAGGTTAAGCCCACCACACCTGCTTTGGATGACGAGTAACTGCCCTGCCCAACCTGACCATCGAATGCGGCAATTGAAGCGGTATTGATAATCACACCTTTATCTTCATTAATGTCTGCAGTATTCTTTGCCATCGCAGCCGCCGCCAGTCGAGCCACATTGAAAGTACCGATGAGGTTAATCTGGATACCACGGGCAAAGGTGGTTAAATCGGCTGGATTGCCTTCTTTATCCAGTAATTTTTGCACCACCACGATACCGGCACAGTTGATTGACCCTGATAATTTACCAAATTTAGTCACACCCGCCTCAATCGCATTTTTGACATCCGCTTCGCTGGTGATGTCACATTTTGCAAAAATCACGTTGTCGCCCAATTCAGCCACTAATTTCTCACCGGCTTCTTGGTTGAGATCGGCGATGATGATATTTGCGCCATGCGCCACCAAATAACGGGTTGTCGCTTCACCTAGACCTGACGCGCCGCCTGTGACCAAAAATGTATTATTTTGTACTTGCATTGTTTTTCCGTTAACCTGTTATTTTTTTTTGATGTTAAAAGTAGTGGGTTTATATTATTGAATTTTTCACGGTTATGGCTGTCGGTGAAAACCACTTTGATAGCGGCTTTTTCAAGGGGGTATTCAATCGCTTCGATACCAAATGCGGTAAACAATGGCTGATATCCGATCGCCTTTTTTCATCCCCAAAACAATGAGCAGATTACGGGGTTTGGGTGTCAAGATTGTCCATGACAGGCTCCTAATGTCGTCCATGAGATAGGAATAAGTGCCAGTGTCAACGGTCACCCACTGGCTTAAAATAACGCTGACTTGAAATAAATTTGAGTTAATACAACCAGTTTTTTGACGATGGAGTCGCAACTATTGCTGATTTACACTCACGCTGATTTACTTGTATCTCGATTTACTTGTACCAAGTCAAGCTAACAAATTCCTTTTGTCAGCTTATGATGCCTAAAATTTTGGATAATTTCAAGTATTATGATATGAATTGTATCGTTTTAAAAATATACTGTTAACCAATAAACTTAAAAAAATGCGCTTTATAATGGCGCAGTTCACGAATCGAATCACGGATATCATCCAGTGCCAAATGATTTCCTTTTTTCTCAAAGCTTGACAAAATATCGGGGCGCCAGCGATAAG from Moraxella osloensis carries:
- a CDS encoding SDR family NAD(P)-dependent oxidoreductase; this encodes MQVQNNTFLVTGGASGLGEATTRYLVAHGANIIIADLNQEAGEKLVAELGDNVIFAKCDITSEADVKNAIEAGVTKFGKLSGSINCAGIVVVQKLLDKEGNPADLTTFARGIQINLIGTFNVARLAAAAMAKNTADINEDKGVIINTASIAAFDGQVGQGSYSSSKAGVVGLTLPLARELQRHQIRIMTIAPGVFGTPMMASLPEAARTSLEQAVPFPKRLGNPEEFAKLVVHIIENSYLNGDVIRLDGAIRMG
- a CDS encoding transposase encodes the protein MNKDMIELYSDYLIASFGQVTATGLANLLQGSIYHDSITRFLNSETLAAKEQWQLIKPMLRQHENATPNAIGYLIFDDTIQPKPHTSVDDINCWHYDHTQNKNVKGINLLNCLYHRKDIDIPLSFDIITKPNVFTDDKGKVKRKSDKTKNQRLLDMFDRAIKNQVKFDYVLADSWFSAKATFKHIRKANKHFIFALKSNRLVALTPDDREKGNFVRIDESNLPDNTPVHGFLNDYHDEVLLLRRVFTNKDDSTGVLYLVCSDLQCDKDKFINGYQKRWQVEVYHKSLKQNANLGKSPAHSQRARFNHMFLATYAVFKLECLKIKTKLNHFALRLKLLVSANQSAFAQLKAISGA
- the hemP gene encoding hemin uptake protein HemP, producing the protein MLHLLNRANLIQQSSLPTLHSNHLFALTKEIRIQHDGEEYRLRLTRNNRLILTK